From one Bacteroidetes Order II. bacterium genomic stretch:
- the rbfA gene encoding 30S ribosome-binding factor RbfA: MSIRTERVARLVQKEVAVLLQTDFFESSQAMTTVTQARVTPDLSIAYIYISIMGEPIERKNAFKRLENITPEIRHALAARIRHQVRAIPELRLMLDESQEQAMKMEHLFADLRKEREEKGEVVVDATLYPHLKED; this comes from the coding sequence ATGAGTATCCGTACCGAACGGGTGGCAAGACTGGTTCAAAAAGAAGTGGCGGTCTTGCTTCAAACCGATTTTTTCGAGTCGTCGCAGGCAATGACAACCGTTACCCAAGCCCGTGTCACTCCCGATTTGTCTATCGCCTATATCTATATTAGTATCATGGGCGAGCCTATTGAAAGAAAAAACGCCTTTAAACGATTAGAAAACATTACCCCTGAAATCCGACATGCCTTAGCCGCCCGGATTCGTCATCAGGTTCGGGCTATTCCGGAGCTGCGTTTGATGTTGGATGAATCACAGGAGCAAGCCATGAAAATGGAACACCTTTTTGCTGATTTGCGCAAAGAACGGGAAGAAAAAGGGGAGGTGGTAGTGGATGCTACGCTGTACCCACATCTGAAGGAAGATTAG
- a CDS encoding YdcF family protein: MHNLPKPITSKPPPLPVKKRRLIFPMRLVMIVMSGFGLLAGTTAWLTRSTSKLMYETAEAVPQAEAALVLGTSNRTRSGGVNLYFKYRMDAAAALYLTGKVRYLLLSGDHRKDNYNEPGMMRKALRERGIPNRAMKEDGAGLRTLDSVVRAQKVFGIEKMVIVSQRQHLFRALYIAKHEKITAYGLVARTPGVTRPTWIRQTAREALARIRVILDLYLWREKPSLTPNPSN; encoded by the coding sequence ATGCACAACCTCCCCAAGCCCATTACTTCTAAACCACCCCCTTTGCCCGTTAAAAAACGTCGTTTGATCTTCCCTATGCGTTTGGTCATGATCGTCATGTCTGGGTTTGGGTTATTGGCAGGGACAACGGCTTGGCTTACACGAAGTACCAGCAAACTCATGTACGAAACAGCCGAAGCGGTGCCACAGGCGGAGGCCGCTTTGGTGTTGGGTACCAGCAATCGCACGCGGTCTGGTGGGGTAAATCTTTACTTCAAATACCGCATGGATGCGGCAGCGGCGTTGTATCTTACAGGAAAAGTTCGGTACCTCTTGTTAAGTGGCGATCATCGTAAAGACAATTACAATGAACCCGGTATGATGCGGAAAGCCCTTAGGGAACGAGGCATCCCGAATAGAGCGATGAAAGAAGATGGTGCTGGGTTAAGAACTTTAGATTCGGTAGTACGGGCGCAAAAAGTGTTTGGCATTGAAAAAATGGTGATCGTTTCGCAAAGACAACATTTATTCCGCGCCTTGTATATTGCAAAGCATGAAAAAATAACGGCTTATGGCTTGGTTGCCCGAACACCAGGAGTTACACGACCCACTTGGATTCGTCAGACTGCACGGGAGGCATTGGCCCGGATTCGTGTCATTTTAGACCTTTATCTGTGGCGTGAAAAGCCCAGCCTAACCCCTAACCCTTCGAATTAA
- the truB gene encoding tRNA pseudouridine(55) synthase TruB — protein MDHPLLIPAGTFPLEFTAGIFLVDKPKEWTSFDVVAKMRRILHIKKIGHAGTLDPMATGLLLVCVGRTATSQIDTFMGMEKEYTGMIRLGETTESYDAESEVLETVSADHLTLADVQAAGMAFRGEIGQRPPMFSAIKIGGERLYKKARRGEMVEVPERSVTIYDFDLLGKSGNDVPFRVRCSKGTYIRSLAHDLGQKLGVGAHLTVLRRTGIGPFRVEDAWTMPQLMEIQRPTIS, from the coding sequence ATGGATCATCCTTTGCTGATACCCGCCGGAACGTTCCCTTTGGAGTTTACGGCGGGGATTTTTTTGGTGGATAAACCGAAAGAGTGGACCTCGTTTGATGTGGTGGCCAAAATGCGGCGCATCCTGCATATCAAGAAAATTGGACATGCAGGCACACTCGACCCCATGGCTACTGGTTTGTTATTGGTGTGTGTAGGACGTACCGCAACGAGTCAAATAGACACCTTTATGGGTATGGAGAAGGAATACACCGGAATGATACGATTAGGGGAAACCACCGAAAGCTACGATGCCGAGTCGGAAGTCCTTGAAACAGTTTCCGCAGACCATCTCACGCTCGCAGACGTTCAAGCGGCAGGAATGGCTTTTAGGGGAGAAATCGGACAAAGACCGCCCATGTTCTCGGCCATAAAAATTGGAGGTGAGCGTCTGTACAAAAAAGCGCGAAGGGGGGAAATGGTAGAGGTTCCCGAACGGAGCGTCACTATTTATGATTTCGACTTGCTGGGAAAATCGGGTAATGATGTGCCGTTTCGGGTACGGTGTAGTAAAGGGACGTATATCCGCAGTTTAGCACATGATTTAGGACAAAAACTGGGAGTTGGGGCACATCTTACGGTACTTCGCCGGACGGGAATTGGGCCATTTCGGGTGGAAGATGCCTGGACAATGCCCCAATTAATGGAGATTCAACGGCCAACAATTAGCTGA
- a CDS encoding enoyl-CoA hydratase/isomerase family protein, with the protein MIQESLENGVLILSIHRPERKNALTQDMYGHLADAIATTQSRPEVRAVLLRGNENFTSGNDLMDFAFFAQAGTPLRETATVRFIYTVLNIQKPLVAAVRGLAVGIGTTVLMHCDAVVVAKDARLSLPFSQLGLLPEFGSSWLLPSIVGHTRARYLLMTGAPFSGERAYEMGLATHVTTDESVYDEATNVCTQFTSLAGNAVRDTKSLLNPEKRKLALKAVIESELDAFEEALKSSAFEEAATAFFEKRKPDFSRFS; encoded by the coding sequence ATGATCCAAGAATCCTTAGAGAATGGGGTACTGATTCTCTCCATTCACCGACCAGAACGAAAAAATGCGCTGACCCAAGACATGTATGGACACCTAGCGGATGCCATCGCTACGACTCAGTCTCGCCCTGAAGTACGGGCTGTCTTGCTACGCGGCAACGAAAACTTCACATCGGGCAACGACCTGATGGACTTTGCCTTTTTTGCCCAAGCAGGAACACCCTTACGCGAAACAGCTACGGTTCGCTTTATTTATACAGTGTTAAACATACAAAAACCTTTGGTTGCAGCTGTTCGAGGCTTGGCGGTTGGAATTGGGACAACGGTGCTGATGCACTGCGATGCGGTTGTGGTGGCCAAAGATGCGCGTCTTTCGTTGCCGTTTTCGCAATTGGGATTATTGCCGGAGTTCGGGTCTTCTTGGCTTCTGCCTTCTATTGTTGGGCACACCCGTGCACGGTATTTGCTCATGACCGGAGCGCCCTTTAGTGGGGAACGTGCCTATGAGATGGGCTTGGCTACGCACGTGACCACGGACGAATCTGTCTATGACGAAGCCACGAACGTTTGTACACAATTTACCAGCCTTGCGGGAAACGCTGTCCGTGATACCAAAAGCCTTTTAAACCCTGAAAAGCGAAAATTGGCCTTAAAGGCTGTTATCGAAAGTGAGTTGGATGCGTTTGAGGAAGCACTAAAAAGTTCAGCCTTCGAGGAAGCCGCAACGGCCTTTTTCGAAAAACGCAAACCCGATTTTAGCCGTTTCAGCTAA
- a CDS encoding PaaI family thioesterase — protein sequence MPSLAELLENHFQEKSTKRKMLLPPPCFTEMNGEYVSFTENRILICRFPNDPRFQNPIGLMQGGFIVAAIDNTLGPLSYLVAPTSVTTQLNTTYLRPVTIRDTYVEVHGEVLEQSKSYLHMRATVLSPSGKKIALAFSTNQILAP from the coding sequence ATGCCCTCTTTAGCCGAACTTTTAGAAAACCATTTCCAAGAAAAAAGCACAAAGCGCAAGATGTTGCTTCCGCCACCGTGCTTTACCGAAATGAATGGCGAATACGTGTCATTTACCGAAAACCGTATTTTGATCTGTCGCTTCCCAAACGACCCGCGATTTCAAAACCCCATTGGCCTGATGCAAGGCGGGTTTATTGTGGCGGCCATAGACAATACGCTCGGCCCATTAAGCTATTTAGTTGCGCCAACCAGCGTCACTACCCAGCTAAATACCACTTATTTAAGACCCGTTACGATTAGAGATACATATGTAGAAGTGCATGGCGAGGTTTTAGAGCAAAGTAAATCTTATTTACACATGCGGGCTACCGTGCTGAGTCCGTCTGGGAAAAAAATTGCATTAGCCTTTTCCACCAATCAGATTTTAGCCCCTTAA